One part of the Oncorhynchus clarkii lewisi isolate Uvic-CL-2024 chromosome 7, UVic_Ocla_1.0, whole genome shotgun sequence genome encodes these proteins:
- the LOC139413856 gene encoding NFX1-type zinc finger-containing protein 1 — MENPNRGRRGRGANHVHHRIGAEAGQREEEGIANRGGRGRGARGERRGVNGGNPREDRRARDARGGRGREGARGWGGRGGGERVEGRGGGEGARGWGERGGGEGARGWGGRGRGGGRGGGRGGDGERGGGRGRAADGGAPHVRPMGYKTLEELSGKEPSEIAITLASSYGLQALLDEREMRKDLVQLLCQVLCKAFLSKTDRQTIQHLAGLIKHSGFLRTILPHYVMGMGSEFDLTRREQYPQHLDNIMTLLAEVLRIFPASSTQAVSMIVALFRPVINSLRAVGVDVLEQTEENLERIQVLVEHLQERAREGTLKSDNYSFITPQEDAPLGEADFRTLSIYPTPEEFHQEQRPFLRPNLILKRYASGLLYLDTHFRLMREDFVRPLREGIQQLLQSQQDLGNKDVPLRKRRFDDITVYFDTRLVVPMCTRSGLAYKVQFDSKPLKFVRWQNSKRLIYGSLVCMSCDNFESFLFATVSDRDPKELEKGFVQIIFSTESRRALAGVEAHQSFLMVETTAYFEAYRYVLEGLQELEVEDLPFQRYIVECSSEVHPPAYLPMGDTYDLSAIAVPEFKSSRFHTLDPEAWPPMEQLGLDESQMRALQLALTKELAIIQGPPGTGKTYTGLKIAQALLTNQEVWKGVFDSSPMLVVCYTNHALDQFLEGIHKFLPDGIVRVGGRSNSEALKRFTLGELKRSHDFRRRLPQHLRRANSEIYDALRTEETKIQTQSVQLECSLRGVLREQFLQRFISEVHWDSLSLQPALDGFESYGGKKPSMIMEWLGLGSTAFQQRTSHPQNDNADGEMDEDEEEEEDLIEIAEEADLIQMERFVEVSDMHHSHDDDRRKMEETVRDMAEMMLAMNLENTLIHAEQSEEGWEIQRVQKRKMKHRIRRELGSSSAMSEDEEDTILDVWTLSLPDRWRLYRLWVGRYRTELRMRAQQAEQDYQDAAERLAEIRLREDLCVLKEAKVIGMTTTGAARWRKALQEVRPRLVIVEEAAEVLEAHTITTLSQACQHLILIGDHQQLRPSATVFELAKNFNLEVSMFERLIRMDFPYVRLNYQHRMRPDIARLLVPHIYSELENHPSVMDYDNIKGLLSNMFFVEHNYPEEEIRDGKSRQNLHEAFFVVALCRYLLLQEYQPSQITILTTYTGQLHCLRKLMPAKEFNGVKVHVVDKYQGEENDIVLLSLVRSNKEGKVGFLNIPNRVCVALSRAKKGLYCVGNMAMLGKVKLWSNILHTLREKDQVGPALTLCCQNHPERHIKAFCGDDFKHAPEGGCNLPCEFRLNCGHVCSSACHPYDQEHKKYTCNKKCQKVLCELGHRCKLLCYKKCPTDCLTRVEKIVPRCQHKQMVPCHQAPERFVCQEPCQKMLVCGHLCATVCGESCTTTCMATVTLELKCGHKQEGPCHYRRSTVQPDCRAPCKQILKCGHPCPGSCQRCHQGRFHLGCFHRCDKLLVCSHKCREPCTRDCPSCPILCENRCIHSACKKPCGQPCAPCIEPCAWQCPHQGCSKLCHEPCDRPPCTQPCTKTLQCGHPCIGLCGDPCPNKCRVCHPEDVMEIFFGTEDDAEACFIQLDDCGHVFESTSMDKYMGMDDNQQATEEQLAVKLKECPRCRTPIRRNLRYGAYVNRSLAVIEKVKEKINGAQSDIAAQKAILKQQWIDKEDLQRYLPMEYIQIEKKLRASHLTAKELWITENKMAFLERVGKLLKISRQHMSSAEVSHFDEKVEEFLRWLMDCYQKFSEQQASDLQSELQRLSFLAELNARCKMAKDTGRGVKVQAEVTAIREVLEKMQPFTLQDEDSVKQALKDLAEKLPSSGLGISDDERKMILSAMSLPKGHWYSCPNGHVYAIGDCGGAMMSRNCPECNATIGGANHALVSGNRVASEMDGAQHAAWSEANNMLNFGLMNLAD, encoded by the exons ATGGAAAACCCAAACAGgggcaggagaggtagaggagccaaccatgtccatcacagaaTAG GTGCTGAGGCTggtcagagagaagaggaagggataGCCAaccgagggggaagaggtaggggggccaggggagagaggagaggtgttaatGGGGGGAACCCAAGGGAGGATAGGAGAGCGCGAGATgccaggggaggaagaggaagagagggtgcgAGGGgttggggaggaagaggaggaggagaaagagtggaaggcagaggaggaggggagggtgcgAGGGgttggggagaaagaggaggaggggagggtgcgAGGGgttggggaggaagaggaagaggaggaggcagaggaggagggagaggaggagatggagagagagggggagggagaggaagagctgCAGATGGTGGCGCTCCTCATGTTCGTCCAATGGGGTACAAAACGTTGGAGGAGCTCTCCGGGAAAGAACCTTCAGAAATAGCCATTACTCTTGCCTCCAGTTATGGACTGCAAGCTCTACTCGACGAACGAGAGATGCGAAAGGACCTCGTTCAGCTCCTCTGCCAAGTCCTCTGCAAGGCCTTCTTGTCCAAAACTGACCGTCAAACTATACAGCACTTGGCTGGCTTAATCAAGCATTCTGGATTCCTCCGAACCATCCTGCCCCATTATGTGATGGGAATGGGGTCAGAGTTCGACCTCACTCGCCGGGAACAGTACCCCCAGCACTTGGACAACATCATGACCCTTCTCGCTGAGGTGCTCAGGATATTCCCGGCTAGCTCGACCCAGGCCGTGTCCATGATAGTGGCCCTCTTCAGACCAGTCATCAACAGCCTGCGAGCTGTGGGGGTGGATGTCCTGGAGCAGACGGAGGAAAACCTGGAGAGGATCCAGGTCCTGGTGGAGCACCTCCAGGAGAGGGCCAGGGAGGGCACCCTAAAGTCAGACAACTACTCCTTCATCACCCCCCAGGAGGACGCCCCACTTGGGGAGGCCGACTTCAGGACCCTATCCATCTACCCCACCCCTGAGGAGTTCCACCAGGAACAGAGGCCCTTCCTCAGGCCCAACCTCATCTTGAAACGCTATGCCAGCGGACTGCTGTACCTGGACACGCACTTCCGGCTCATGCGAGAGGACTTTGTGAGACCTCTTCGAGAGGGCATCCAGCAGCTGCTTCAGAGCCAGCAGGACCTGGGCAATAAAGACGTCCCTTTGAGGAAGAGGCGCTTCGATGACATCACAGTGTACTTTGACACGCGACTGGTGGTTCCAATGTGCACCCGGTCTGGTTTGGCCTATAAGGTCCAGTTTGACTCCAAACCTCTTAAG TTTGTCCGCTGGCAGAACTCCAAGCGGCTGATATATGGGTCCCTGGTCTGCATGTCCTGTGACAACTTTGAGAGTTTCCTGTTTGCCACTGTGTCCGACCGGGACCCCAAGGAGCTAGAGAAGGGCTTTGTCCAGATCATTTTCTCAACGGAGAGCAGGCGAGCCCTAGCCGGAGTGGAGGCCCACCAGTCCTTCCTCATGGTGGAGACAACCGCCTACTTTGAGGCCTACCGCTATGTCCTCGAGGGGCTGCAGGAGCTGGAAGTAGAGGATCTGCCCTTCCAGAG GTATATAGTGGAATGTAGCTCAGAGGTCCACCCTCCTGCCTACCTGCCAATGGGGGATACATATGACCTGTCTGCTATTGCGGTGCCTGAGTTTAAGAGCAGCCGCTTCCACACCCTGGATCCTGAAGCCTGGCCCCCCATGGAGCAGCTGGGATTGGACGAGTCCCAGATGAGAGCACTTCAGCTCGCCCTCACCAAGGAACTGGCAATCATCCAGGGACCCCCAGGCACAG GGAAGACCTACACAGGACTAAAGATCGCCCAagctcttttgaccaatcaggagGTGTGGAAAGGTGTCTTTGACTCCTCCCCAATGCTGGTGGTTTGTTATACCAACCACGCTCTAGACCAGTTCCTGGAAG GCATCCACAAGTTTTTACCAGACGGTATTGTAAGAGTGGGTGGGCGAAGCAACAGTGAGGCCCTGAAGCGTTTCACTCTGGGGGAGCTGAAAAGGTCCCATGACTTCCGCCGCAGACTACCGCAACATCTTCGCCGTGCCAACAGTGAG ATCTATGATGCACTGCGGACCGAAGAGACTAAGATCCAGACTCAGTCTGTGCAGCTGGAGTGCAGTCTGCGAGGCGTTCTAAGGGAACAGTTCCTTCAAAGGTTCATCTCAGAGGTGCACTGGGATAGCCTGTCCCTCCAGCCT GCACTGGATGGTTTTGAGAGCTATGGTGGGAAGAAGCCGTCTATGATAATGGAGTGGCTGGGGTTAGGTTCCACTGCCTTCCAGCAGAGGACATCACATCCTCAAAATGACAATGCAG ATGGGGAAATGGacgaagatgaggaggaggaggaggacctgatcgAGATAGCGGAGGAGGCAGACCTGATCCAGATGGAACGCTTTGTAGAAGTCTCAGACATGCATCATAGTCACGATGATGATCGAAGAAAGATGGAGGAGACAGTCAGGGATATGGCGGAAATGATGCTGGCCATGAACCTGGAGAACACTCTGATACATGCAGAGCAGAGTGAAGAAGGCTGGGAG ATACAGCGGGTGCAGAAGAGGAAGATGAAACATCGTATTAGGAGAGAGCTGGGCAGCAGCTCAGCCATGAGTGAAGATGAGGAAGACACCATTCTGGATGTGTGGACTCTTAGTCTGCCAGACAGATGGAGACTGTACCG GTTATGGGTGGGGCGTTATCGGACGGAGCTGCGTATGCGAGCCCAGCAGGCAGAGCAGGACTATCAGGATGCTGCCGAGCGTCTGGCTGAAATTCGTCTCCGTGAGGACTTATGTGTCCTGAAGGAAGCCAAGGTCATCGGCATGACGACCACGGGGGCTGCTAGATGGCGCAAAGCTTTGCAGGAAGTACGCCCCCGCCTAGTGATCGTGGAAGAGGCAGCAGAGGTACTGGAGGcccacaccatcaccactctGAGCCAGGCCTGCCAGCACCTCATTCTCATTGGAGACCACCAACAG CTCCGGCCCAGTGCAACAGTGTTCGAACTGGCCAAGAACTTCAATCTTGAAGTGTCCATGTTTGAGAGGCTGATCAGGATGGACTTTCCATACGTCAGACTTAACTATCAG CATCGCATGAGGCCAGACATTGCCCGTCTCCTGGTCCCGCACATCTACTCTGAGCTAGAGAACCACCCCTCAGTGATGGACTATGACAATATTAAG ggtcttcTCTCCAACATGTTCTTTGTGGAGCATAACTACCCGGAGGAGGAGATCAGGGATGGAAAGAGTCGCCAGAACCTCCACGAGGCCTTCTTTGTGGTAGCGTTGTGTCGCTACCTCCTGTTACAGGAATACCAGCCGTCCCAGATCACCATCCTCACCACTTACACTGGCCAACTCCACTGTCTGCGCAAACTCATGccagccaaagagttcaatgggGTAAAAGTTCATGTTGTTGACAAATACCAAGGAGAGGAGAATGATATTGTCCTGCTCTCGCTGGTTCGAAGTAACAAAGAGGGGAAGGTGGGCTTCTTGAACATCCCCAACCGCGTCTGTGTGGCCCTGTCACGGGCTAAGAAGGGTCTCTACTGCGTTGGAAACATGGCCATGTTGGGAAAAGTCAAGCTTTGGAGCAACATCCTGCACACACTGCGAGAGAAAGACCAAGTGGGCCCTGCCCTGACCCTATGCTGCCAGAACCACCCTGAGCGACACATTAAAGCATTCTGCGGCGATGACTTCAAACATGCTCCTGAGGGAGGCTGCAACCTGCCCTGCGAGTTCCGCTTGAACTGTGGTCACGTGTGCTCCAGTGCTTGCCACCCGTACGACCAAGAGCACAAGAAGTACACATGTAACAAGAAGTGCCAGAAGGTCCTCTGTGAGCTGGGGCATCGATGCAAACTTCTGTGCTACAAGAAGTGCCCTACAGACTGCCTTACGCGGGTAGAGAAAATCGTACCGCGATGCCAGCACAAGCAGATGGTGCCCTGTCACCAGGCTCCAGAGCGGTTTGTGTGCCAGGAGCCCTGTCAGAAGATGCTGGTGTGTGGCCATCTATGTGCCACTGTGTGTGGGGAGTCCTGCACCACCACCTGCATGGCAACAGTCACCTTGGAGCTCAAGTGTGGACACAAGCAAGAAGGTCCCTGTCATTATAGGAGATCTACAGTACAGCCGGACTGCAGGGCACCTTGCAAACAGATTCTGAAGTGTGGCCACCCCTGTCCTGGTTCCTGCCAGAGATGCCACCAGGGCCGCTTCCACTTGGGCTGTTTCCACCGATGTGATAAGCTCCTAGTCTGCTCCCACAAGTGTCGGGAGCCCTGTACACGTGACTGCCCTTCCTGTCCAATTCTCTGTGAGAATCGCTGCATCCACAGTGCCTGTAAGAAGCCCTGCGGCCAGCCCTGTGCCCCCTGCATAGAGCCCTGTGCCTGGCAGTGTCCTCACCAGGGCTGCAGCAAGCTCTGCCATGAGCCTTGTGACCGTCCACCCTGCACCCAGCCCTGCACCAAAACCTTGCAGTGTGGGCACCCCTGCATTGGCCTGTGTGGAGACCCCTGCCCCAACAAGTGCCGTGTTTGCCACCCCGAGGATGTTATGGAGATTTTCTTTGGTACGGAGGACGATGCTGAGGCCTGCTTTATTCAGCTGGACGACTGCGGACACGTCTTTGAGTCCACGTCCATGGATAAATACATGGGGATGGATGACAACCAGCAGGCTACCGAGGAACAGCTTGCAGTAAAGTTGAAGGAGTGCCCCAGGTGTCGCACTCCCATCCGCAGGAATCTCCGGTACGGGGCTTACGTCAACCGGAGTCTGGCGGTAATTGAGAAAGTTAAGGAGAAGATTAATGGAGCACAGTCAGATATTGCGGCACAAAAGGCGATCCTTAAGCAGCAATGGATTGACAAGGAGGACTTGCAAAGGTATCTACCAATGGAGTACATACAGATAGAGAAAAAACTAAGGGCCTCCCACCTCACAGCTAAGGAACTGTGGATCACGGAAAACAAGATGGCCTTCCTTGAGAGAGTTGGCAAGTTGCTGAAGATTAGTAGGCAGCACATGTCAAGTGCGGAAGTTTCCCACTTTGATGAGAAAGTCGAAGAGTTCCTGAGGTGGCTGATGGATTGTTACCAGAAGTTCTCGGAGCAGCAGGCTTCTGATCTGCAGAGCGAGCTACAGAGGCTGTCCTTTTTGGCCGAGCTCAACGCCCGCTGCAAGATGGCTAAGGACACAGGTCGTGGGGTCAAGGTTCAGGCTGAGGTCACAGCCATAAGGGAGGTTCTGGAGAAAATGCAGCCATTCACTCTGCAAGACGAGGACTCAGTAAAGCAGGCACTGAAAGACTTGGCTGAAAAGCTACCAAGCTCTGGCCTGGGGATCAGTGATGATGAACGAAAGATGATACTTTCAGCCATGAGTTTGCCTAAAGGCCACTGGTACTCCTGCCCCAACGGTCACGTCTATGCCATCGGAGATTGTGGAGGCGCCATGATGAGCCGTAACTGCCCAGAGTGCAATGCTACGATCGGTGGAGCAAACCATGCTCTGGTAAGTGGCAACAGAGTGGCTTCAGAGATGGATGGGGCACAACACGCTGCGTGGTCTGAAGCTAACAATATGCTGAACTTTGGTCTGATGAACCTTGCTGATTAA